One genomic region from Euleptes europaea isolate rEulEur1 chromosome 6, rEulEur1.hap1, whole genome shotgun sequence encodes:
- the ISCA2 gene encoding iron-sulfur cluster assembly 2 homolog, mitochondrial yields the protein MAALAGLGCFRTLRSCGRSSPTYALWHPVRAPSQTSQNSAWVSRVRGRLVASSAPGERQSDSNDGQIYLSESCVKRLQEITEGSEFLRLQVEGGGCSGFQYKFSLDTVVNSDDRVFEQGSARVVVDLDSLNFVKGAMVDFNQELIRSTFQVVNNPQAEQGCSCGSSFSVKL from the exons ATGGCGGCGCTGGCAGGGCTCGGTTGCTTTAGGACGTTGAGAAGTTGCGGGCGAAGCAG CCCTACCTATGCTCTCTGGCACCCGGTGAGAGCCCCATCCCAGACCTCACAGAACAGTGCCTGGGTATCAAGGGTAAGAGGTCGGCTGGTGGCATCCTCTGCCCCTGGAGAGAGACAGAGTGATTCAAATGATGGACAGATCTACCTTAGTGAGAGCTGTGTGAAG AGGCTACAGGAGATTACGGAAGGATCTGAATTTCTCAGGCTGCAGGTGGAAGGAGGCGGCTGTTCAGGTTTCCAGTACAAGTTTTCATTGGATACAGTTGTCAATTCTGATGACAG GGTTTTTGAACAAGGAAGTGCCCGAGTGGTTGTGGATTTGGACAGCCTGAACTTTGTGAAAGGGGCAATGGTGGACTTCAACCAGGAGTTAATTCGCAGCACCTTCCAGGTGGTGAACAATCCACAGGCTGAGCAAGGCTGCTCCTGTGGATCATCTTTCTCGGTTAAACTCTGA